GGACCGCAACGGAAGGGCACACAGGAGGAAGACCCGATGGACGCATCGAAGCTGACGACCCGCAGCCAGGAGGCGATCGGCCTCGCGAGCCAGCTCGCGATCAAGGCCGGCAACCCGCAGATCGACCCGCTCCACCTGCTCGCCGCGCTGCTGTCGCAGACCGACGGGTTGATCCGGCCGTTGATCGAGGCCGTCGGCGTCGACCCGCAGGTCGTGGTCAGCCGGGCGGCCGAGGCCGTGGCGACCCTGCCGGCGAGCACCGGCGCCACCGTGTCGACCCCGCAACCGGCCGGTGCACTGCAGCGCGTGTTCGTCTCCGCCATCGAGTCCGCTTCGGCCATGGGCGACGAGTACGTCTCCACCGAGCACCTCCTGGTCGCCCTGGCCGAGATCGAGAGCAGCGCCCAGCGCGTGCTCACCGACGCCGGGGTCACCGGCGCCGGCCTGCGGTCGGCCTTCGGCAGCGTCCGCGGCTCGGCCCGCGTCACCACCCAGGATCCGGAGGCCACCTTCCAGTCCCTCGAGAAGTACGCCGTCGACCTGACCCAGCAGGCGCAGGAGGGCCGGCTCGACCCCGTGATCGGCCGCGACGCCGAGATCCGGCGGGTCATCCAGGTGCTGAGCCGGCGTACGAAGAACAACCCCGTCCTGATCGGTGAGCCGGGCGTGGGCAAGACCGCGGTCGTCGAGGGTCTCCCCCAACGGATCGTGGCCGGCGACGTGCCGGACTCCCTCAAGGGCCGCCGGGTGCTCAGCCTCGACCTCGCGGCCATGGTCGCGGGTGCGAAGTACCGCGGTGAGTTCGAGGAGCGGTTCAAGGCCGTGCTCGAGGAGATCAAGGCCGCCGAGGGCCAGGTCATCACCTTCATCGACGAGCTGCACACGGTCGTCGGCGCGGGCGCCGGCGGGGACTCGGCGATGGATGCCGGCAACATGCTCAAGCCGATGCTCGCGCGCGGCGAGCTGCACATGGTCGGCGCGACGACGCTCGACGAGTACCGCGAGCGCATCGAGTCCGACCCGGCCCTGGAGCGTCGCTTCCAGCAGGTCTTCGTCGGCGAGCCGAGCGTGGAGGACACCGTGCAGATCCTGCGCGGCATCCAGGAGAAGTACGAGGCACACCACGGCGTCCGGATCACCGACGCCGCCCTGGTCGCGGCCGCGACGCTGAGCGACCGCTACATCACCGGTCGCCAGCTCCCCGACAAGGCGATCGACCTCATCGACGAGGCCGCGAGCCGGCTGCGGATGGAGATCGAGTCCTCCCCCGAGGAGATCGACCAGCTCCGCCGCGCCGTCGACCGGCTGAAGATGGAGGAGTTCGCCCTGGCCAAGGAGAGTGACGAGGCCTCCGCCGAGCGTCTGGCCGCGCTGCGCGCCGACCTCGCCGACAAGGAGGAGGAGCTGCGCGGTCTCGAGGCCCGCTGGGAGCGCGAGAAGGCCTCCCTCGAGGGGGAGGGCGAGCTGCGCCGCCAGCTCGACCAGCTGCGCATCGAGGCCGAGCGGCTCCAGCGCGAGGGCGACCTCGGCCGGGCCAGCGAGATCCTCTACGGCCGCATCCCCGAGCTCGAGCAGCAGATCGAGCAGGCCACGGGGGCCGAGCACGAGCTCGACCCGCTGGTCGGCGAGGAGGTCGGCGCCGAGCAGGTGGCCGACGTGGTCGAGGCCTGGACCGGCATCCCCACCGGACGCCTGCTCGAGGGGGAGACCGCCAAGCTGTTGCGGATGGAGGAGGTCATCGGTGCCCGGCTGATCGGGCAGCGCGCCGCGGTGGCCGCGGTCAGTGACGCCGTACGCCGTTCGCGTGCCGGCATCGCCGACCCGAACCGCCCCACGGGTTCGTTCCTGTTCCTCGGTCCCACGGGTGTGGGCAAGACGGAGCTGGCCAAGGCGCTCGCGGACTTCCTCTTCGACGACGAGCGGGCGATCGTCCGCATCGACATGAGCGAGTACTCCGAGAAGCACAGCGTCTCGCGCCTGGTCGGAGCGCCCCCTGGCTACGTCGGCTACGACGAGGGCGGGCAGCTCACCGAGGCGGTGCGCC
The nucleotide sequence above comes from Nocardioides massiliensis. Encoded proteins:
- the clpB gene encoding ATP-dependent chaperone ClpB; this translates as MDASKLTTRSQEAIGLASQLAIKAGNPQIDPLHLLAALLSQTDGLIRPLIEAVGVDPQVVVSRAAEAVATLPASTGATVSTPQPAGALQRVFVSAIESASAMGDEYVSTEHLLVALAEIESSAQRVLTDAGVTGAGLRSAFGSVRGSARVTTQDPEATFQSLEKYAVDLTQQAQEGRLDPVIGRDAEIRRVIQVLSRRTKNNPVLIGEPGVGKTAVVEGLPQRIVAGDVPDSLKGRRVLSLDLAAMVAGAKYRGEFEERFKAVLEEIKAAEGQVITFIDELHTVVGAGAGGDSAMDAGNMLKPMLARGELHMVGATTLDEYRERIESDPALERRFQQVFVGEPSVEDTVQILRGIQEKYEAHHGVRITDAALVAAATLSDRYITGRQLPDKAIDLIDEAASRLRMEIESSPEEIDQLRRAVDRLKMEEFALAKESDEASAERLAALRADLADKEEELRGLEARWEREKASLEGEGELRRQLDQLRIEAERLQREGDLGRASEILYGRIPELEQQIEQATGAEHELDPLVGEEVGAEQVADVVEAWTGIPTGRLLEGETAKLLRMEEVIGARLIGQRAAVAAVSDAVRRSRAGIADPNRPTGSFLFLGPTGVGKTELAKALADFLFDDERAIVRIDMSEYSEKHSVSRLVGAPPGYVGYDEGGQLTEAVRRRPYSVVLLDEVEKAHPEVFDILLQVLDDGRLTDGQGRTVDFRNTLLILTSNLGSTYLVDPTLDEETKRDSVMAVVRASFKPEFLNRLDETVMFDPLSIDDLAHIVDLQLDELRRRLAVRRIEIEVSDAARSWLGTTGYDPAYGARPLRRLVQTAIGDALARKLLAGEVTDGGTVRVDVGDDGLVLT